One Faecalispora anaeroviscerum genomic window carries:
- a CDS encoding AAA family ATPase: MKPKHLTVSAFGPFAGKVEIPFEQFGGAGLFLITGDTGAGKTTLFDAISFALFGESSGSVRPVDSLRSDFARPEDKTYVELSFLHREQEYFLRRNPKYPRPKKSGEGFTEEPADAALTFPNGKVITGNVRVTGAVTELLGIDYKQFKQIAMIAQGEFLKLLLADHRERAEIFRRVFGTAPLEAVQLELKKREKAARIEWDDCCKAILQYTGDLLYSEEQAAKPLVQTWAAEQNLHRIDEMTALWNKMLQEDETLLEARKTQQKHVGEADAQLIAEQTCAEQINRMLRELEQALLRREELLKGEPQIRQTEQLARLAGAAAEQVLPYEKIYLSARENADRLENGIRALGERSVLLEQQLQQLESNWKKEQEAEPQRTKLAEHLTGLRSALPDYEHYNALTQQQKNLERALSQNALRLEQMIKKREALTQEREERQTLMTQSADAPVSLVKCEKEKEAAEALRTNLLQLHGMAAKLEVMESEKQNAQRNYLAAEEEYTKIHHLCEEKELLYFRQQAGVLAGRLQSGEPCPVCGSKEHPKKAEMIDGAPDEQELQHLRKQQEQATARLRETSSQAHGKEVEVQSAWQVLRQQWQHILPDIAPQEGIPALKAQIVALGMENTGRKKSLEQKYGELLQLCKNRELWAKEFDETQQLLKESEPLVQRETEEKSRLSSQTSAKQAEVSLLRKKLPCETEEELGRLILQSETRLGEMKKRLQESEAAFSKGCNELDSVRAVLQENANQLTEQKKKLEQTEQDYRKALEKNQFNEEKYRAALANQSRIEAWRNEVQSFTESQRFTEETIRRLSKETAGKNPVDVEKLALRQEELKREKSVLEEQISQISQRFHGNQRTLQRLEEALRQKEKLEHRYLVLSSLSRTANGELPERQKLAFEQYVQAAYFQMVIQEANKRMNRMTNGRFELLRKEIPEDNRSQSGLELDVMDYYTGKLRSVRSLSGGESFKASLSLALGLSDVIQSYAGGVQIDTMFIDEGFGTLDSESLDQAISALSALTTGDRLVGIISHVPELKEKIDKKIMIRKSVTGSTALLTSR; this comes from the coding sequence ATGAAGCCAAAGCATTTAACTGTCAGCGCGTTTGGCCCCTTTGCAGGCAAGGTAGAAATTCCGTTTGAGCAGTTTGGCGGCGCGGGTTTGTTTTTAATTACCGGAGATACCGGTGCAGGGAAAACAACGCTGTTTGATGCAATTTCCTTTGCGTTGTTTGGGGAATCAAGCGGCAGTGTGCGTCCGGTGGACAGCCTTCGCAGTGATTTTGCGCGGCCCGAAGATAAAACCTATGTAGAGCTGTCTTTTCTGCACCGCGAACAGGAATACTTTTTACGCAGGAATCCCAAATATCCCCGCCCCAAAAAGAGCGGTGAAGGTTTTACGGAGGAACCTGCGGATGCCGCGCTGACCTTCCCAAACGGCAAAGTGATCACCGGAAACGTGCGGGTGACCGGTGCGGTCACCGAGCTTTTGGGCATCGATTATAAGCAGTTCAAGCAGATCGCCATGATCGCGCAGGGAGAATTCTTAAAGCTTCTGTTGGCCGATCACCGGGAGCGAGCGGAAATTTTTCGCCGGGTGTTCGGAACGGCTCCCCTGGAAGCGGTGCAGCTGGAACTAAAAAAGCGTGAAAAAGCAGCCAGAATTGAATGGGACGATTGTTGTAAAGCTATATTACAGTACACAGGTGATTTACTTTACAGCGAGGAGCAGGCCGCAAAACCTCTGGTTCAGACATGGGCAGCCGAGCAGAATCTGCACCGTATAGACGAAATGACAGCACTCTGGAACAAAATGCTGCAGGAGGATGAAACTCTTCTCGAAGCCCGGAAGACTCAGCAAAAGCATGTGGGGGAAGCCGACGCGCAGCTGATTGCCGAACAAACCTGCGCGGAACAGATCAATCGGATGTTACGTGAACTGGAACAAGCTTTGCTCCGACGCGAGGAGCTGTTGAAAGGAGAACCGCAGATCCGGCAGACGGAACAACTGGCTCGATTGGCCGGTGCCGCTGCGGAACAGGTGCTGCCGTATGAAAAAATCTATCTTTCCGCGAGAGAAAACGCAGATCGGTTGGAAAACGGGATCCGAGCTCTGGGCGAGCGCTCGGTTTTGCTGGAACAGCAGCTGCAGCAGCTGGAGTCAAACTGGAAAAAAGAGCAGGAGGCCGAACCGCAGCGCACAAAGCTTGCAGAGCATTTAACAGGTCTGCGCTCCGCTCTACCGGATTATGAGCATTATAACGCGTTGACACAGCAGCAGAAGAATTTAGAGCGTGCACTTTCGCAGAACGCTCTTCGTTTGGAGCAAATGATAAAAAAAAGAGAAGCACTCACTCAAGAGAGGGAGGAACGCCAGACCCTGATGACACAGTCTGCAGACGCACCGGTTTCTCTTGTGAAATGCGAAAAGGAAAAAGAAGCGGCTGAAGCTTTGCGTACCAATCTGCTCCAGCTGCACGGTATGGCAGCAAAGTTAGAAGTGATGGAATCAGAAAAGCAGAATGCACAGAGAAATTATCTTGCCGCTGAAGAGGAATATACGAAAATTCACCATCTGTGTGAAGAAAAGGAGCTTTTGTATTTTCGTCAGCAAGCAGGTGTTCTGGCCGGCCGGTTGCAGTCGGGTGAGCCTTGCCCGGTTTGCGGCTCGAAAGAACACCCCAAGAAGGCGGAAATGATCGATGGCGCTCCGGACGAGCAGGAACTGCAACATTTGCGCAAGCAACAGGAGCAGGCCACGGCCCGCCTGCGGGAAACCAGCTCGCAGGCGCACGGGAAAGAGGTTGAGGTGCAATCGGCCTGGCAGGTGCTGCGCCAGCAGTGGCAGCATATTCTGCCGGATATCGCTCCGCAGGAAGGGATTCCTGCGCTCAAAGCTCAGATTGTCGCACTAGGTATGGAAAACACAGGGCGTAAAAAAAGTCTGGAGCAAAAGTACGGCGAGCTGCTGCAGCTTTGTAAAAATCGGGAACTCTGGGCCAAAGAGTTCGACGAAACACAGCAGCTCCTAAAAGAATCGGAACCTCTTGTACAGCGCGAAACCGAAGAAAAATCGCGGCTTTCTTCACAGACTAGTGCAAAACAGGCGGAAGTATCTCTGCTTCGCAAAAAGCTGCCTTGTGAAACAGAGGAAGAACTGGGGCGGTTGATTTTGCAGTCCGAGACCCGATTAGGGGAGATGAAAAAACGGCTTCAGGAGAGTGAAGCCGCTTTTTCCAAAGGTTGCAATGAGCTGGATAGCGTCCGCGCTGTTTTGCAGGAAAATGCGAACCAGCTGACAGAACAGAAAAAAAAGCTGGAGCAAACCGAACAGGATTACCGCAAAGCGCTGGAGAAAAATCAGTTTAATGAGGAAAAATACCGGGCTGCGCTGGCTAATCAGAGCCGAATTGAAGCCTGGCGGAATGAGGTGCAGTCCTTTACGGAGAGCCAGCGCTTTACCGAAGAGACGATCCGCCGCCTGAGCAAAGAAACGGCGGGGAAAAACCCGGTGGATGTCGAAAAGCTGGCCTTGCGGCAGGAAGAGCTGAAAAGAGAAAAATCCGTTTTGGAGGAACAGATTTCTCAAATTTCACAGCGCTTTCATGGGAATCAACGGACTCTGCAAAGGCTGGAAGAAGCACTGCGGCAGAAGGAGAAGCTAGAGCATCGTTATCTGGTGCTGTCGTCTCTTTCCAGAACGGCAAACGGCGAACTGCCTGAACGCCAAAAGCTGGCGTTTGAGCAATATGTGCAGGCGGCGTATTTTCAAATGGTAATTCAGGAAGCCAATAAGCGGATGAATCGAATGACAAACGGTCGGTTTGAGCTTCTGCGAAAGGAAATTCCCGAGGATAATCGCAGTCAGTCCGGCTTGGAGCTGGACGTGATGGATTACTATACCGGCAAGCTGCGCTCGGTACGCTCCCTGTCCGGAGGGGAATCCTTCAAGGCTTCGCTGTCGCTGGCCCTGGGATTATCCGACGTGATTCAAAGCTATGCCGGTGGAGTGCAGATTGACACCATGTTTATCGACGAGGGTTTCGGCACGCTTGATTCGGAATCACTGGATCAGGCGATCTCCGCGCTGTCGGCGCTCACAACCGGCGACCGTCTGGTAGGCATTATTTCTCATGTTCCGGAGCTTAAAGAAAAAATCGATAAAAAGATTATGATCCGAAAAAGCGTAACCGGCAGTACTGCGCTTCTGACAAGTCGTTGA
- a CDS encoding manganese efflux pump MntP has translation MDYISLVGIAVGLSMDALAASIANGTAVRKVTPGFAFKVGLTFGIFQAFMPCLGWALGTAGANLLIHIEHWLALLLLTYLGVQMIWESCFGEHSTAARCHTVGKRTLLIQAVATSIDALATGIILPSSVGIDSVALMLFSVSLIGVITFVLCFAGVYLGRKFGSLLSGRAEIAGGIILILIGIKIFAEHLLTSA, from the coding sequence ATGGATTATATCTCCCTTGTGGGAATTGCTGTCGGTCTTTCCATGGATGCGCTGGCAGCCTCCATCGCAAACGGAACCGCCGTACGAAAGGTAACACCCGGATTTGCCTTTAAGGTTGGCCTGACCTTTGGCATTTTTCAGGCGTTTATGCCCTGCCTTGGCTGGGCCTTGGGGACGGCGGGTGCCAATCTCTTAATCCATATTGAGCATTGGCTTGCTCTACTGCTGCTAACCTATTTAGGCGTGCAGATGATTTGGGAATCGTGCTTTGGGGAGCACTCCACAGCGGCCAGATGCCATACAGTAGGGAAACGAACTCTGCTGATTCAGGCGGTGGCAACCAGCATAGACGCGCTGGCCACGGGGATTATTCTGCCTTCCTCCGTAGGGATTGACAGTGTTGCGCTGATGCTGTTTTCAGTTTCGCTGATCGGTGTGATCACCTTCGTACTTTGCTTTGCGGGGGTCTACCTCGGCAGAAAATTCGGGTCTCTTCTCTCCGGTCGCGCCGAAATCGCCGGAGGAATCATCCTGATTTTGATCGGTATTAAGATCTTCGCCGAGCACCTGCTTACCTCCGCTTGA
- a CDS encoding CDIF630_02480 family spore surface protein yields the protein MLFHRKDKEELGRRERLNSAAKVTGPGPERDDTNKITIPITYPDRRYRKTKAAMPSDENVKEAKDWVDFNIK from the coding sequence ATGCTATTTCACAGAAAAGACAAAGAGGAGCTTGGCCGGCGTGAACGGCTGAACTCTGCCGCAAAAGTGACCGGTCCCGGGCCGGAACGGGATGATACAAATAAGATTACCATTCCCATTACCTATCCGGACAGACGCTACCGCAAAACGAAAGCGGCCATGCCATCTGACGAAAATGTAAAAGAAGCCAAGGACTGGGTAGACTTCAATATTAAATAA
- the hisH gene encoding imidazole glycerol phosphate synthase subunit HisH, with protein MISILDYGAGNLKSVVNAFRFIGAEVEITRDADRLMQAQAAVLPGVGSFGDAAASLEQSGLWQPALDFIASGRPFLGICLGMQLLFEESEESPGVKGLSVFPGKICRIPDGEGLKIPHIGWNSLTLDQKNGMFSQVPDQSYVYFVHSYYLHSPVRKIVSSRTQYGVTIDASVQSGNVFATQFHPEKSGQAGLQMLRNFAQMAKTGQEGREIC; from the coding sequence ATGATCAGTATTCTGGACTATGGGGCGGGTAATTTAAAAAGCGTCGTCAACGCGTTTCGCTTTATCGGTGCGGAGGTGGAAATCACCCGCGATGCCGATCGGCTGATGCAGGCACAGGCAGCTGTTTTGCCGGGAGTCGGCTCCTTTGGAGATGCCGCGGCATCCTTGGAGCAATCCGGGCTGTGGCAGCCGGCACTTGATTTTATCGCGAGTGGACGACCGTTTTTGGGTATTTGCCTTGGAATGCAGCTGTTATTTGAAGAGAGCGAAGAATCCCCGGGGGTGAAGGGGCTTTCTGTATTTCCCGGGAAAATTTGCCGGATTCCGGACGGTGAGGGGTTGAAAATTCCACATATCGGTTGGAATTCCCTGACACTTGACCAAAAAAACGGCATGTTCAGCCAAGTGCCGGATCAATCTTACGTTTATTTTGTCCACTCCTATTACCTGCACTCGCCTGTACGAAAAATCGTGTCTTCACGCACGCAGTACGGCGTTACAATTGATGCCTCAGTGCAATCCGGGAATGTTTTTGCTACCCAGTTCCATCCCGAAAAAAGCGGACAGGCCGGTCTTCAAATGCTAAGAAATTTTGCGCAAATGGCGAAAACCGGTCAGGAAGGGAGAGAAATCTGCTGA
- the hisF gene encoding imidazole glycerol phosphate synthase subunit HisF, translating to MYAKRIIPCLDVNNGRVVKGTNFVNLRDAGDPVEAAVQYDKQGADELVFLDITATVQARGTIVELVQRVAERIFIPFTVGGGIRSVEDFTQLLRAGADKVSVNSAAVRNPSLISEAAQKFGSQCVVCAIDAKRASSGGWTVYLNGGRIDTGLDAVEWAKKAVSFGAGEILLTSMDCDGTKDGYDLELTAAISEQVGVPVIASGGAGSLKDFYDAFTAGKADAVLAASLFHFGEITIPELKKYLKEKQIPVRL from the coding sequence ATGTATGCGAAACGAATCATCCCGTGTTTGGATGTCAATAACGGGCGCGTGGTCAAGGGAACGAATTTTGTTAATTTGCGCGATGCGGGCGACCCGGTGGAAGCTGCGGTACAGTATGATAAGCAGGGCGCGGACGAGCTGGTGTTTTTGGATATTACCGCAACCGTGCAGGCGCGCGGAACGATTGTAGAGCTGGTGCAGCGTGTCGCGGAGCGCATTTTCATTCCGTTTACGGTAGGCGGCGGCATTCGCTCGGTGGAAGATTTCACCCAGCTGCTGCGCGCGGGGGCAGATAAGGTTTCGGTCAATTCCGCGGCGGTGCGCAATCCGTCGCTGATCAGTGAGGCTGCTCAAAAATTCGGAAGCCAGTGTGTAGTATGTGCTATCGACGCCAAGCGTGCATCCTCCGGCGGCTGGACGGTTTACCTAAACGGCGGCCGAATCGATACGGGTCTGGACGCCGTGGAGTGGGCAAAAAAAGCGGTCTCCTTCGGTGCGGGGGAAATCCTGCTGACGAGCATGGACTGCGACGGAACAAAGGATGGGTACGATCTGGAGCTGACCGCCGCGATTTCTGAGCAGGTGGGCGTTCCGGTGATCGCCTCCGGCGGGGCCGGCAGTCTGAAGGATTTTTACGACGCGTTTACCGCGGGAAAGGCCGATGCTGTTTTGGCAGCTTCGCTGTTCCATTTCGGAGAGATCACCATCCCGGAGCTGAAAAAATATTTAAAAGAAAAACAGATTCCTGTCCGTTTGTAA
- a CDS encoding D-alanyl-D-alanine carboxypeptidase family protein yields MNWKKQTISVLLSVCVLIFATAPAMAISNEEVKAPAAILMEAKTGKVLYEKNSHEKRPAASITKVMTLLLVMEAIDSGKIALTDTVTASAHAASMGGSDIWLQQGETMSVNDLIKATVIMSANDAAVALAEHVAGTEDDFLGMMNAKAKELGMEDTTFKNCNGLDEDGHLTSANDVALMSAELLKHPKITEYTLTWIDHVRDGKTQLVNTNKLIKTYKGITGLKTGTTGKAGSCISASATRGSVNLIAVILGSSSTDDRFSSAAKLLDYGFANWSMATPEKPELQQVPVSNGMRSSVEPETTDNPALLVPKGKESEVASQIVVADSLEAPVEAGQIIGKITYKLGDETLLETDIHAKTAVEKITFFSVFRLLCMGMISF; encoded by the coding sequence GTGAATTGGAAAAAACAAACAATTTCTGTGCTGTTATCCGTCTGTGTCCTGATTTTCGCCACTGCTCCCGCGATGGCGATTTCGAACGAAGAGGTGAAGGCCCCCGCGGCAATTCTGATGGAAGCAAAAACCGGTAAGGTCCTGTACGAAAAGAATTCCCATGAAAAACGTCCGGCTGCTTCCATTACCAAGGTCATGACACTCCTGCTAGTTATGGAGGCGATCGATTCCGGTAAAATTGCGCTGACCGATACGGTCACTGCAAGTGCCCACGCGGCCTCTATGGGCGGGTCGGATATTTGGCTGCAGCAGGGGGAAACCATGTCTGTCAATGATCTGATTAAGGCCACTGTAATTATGAGCGCGAACGACGCCGCTGTGGCTCTTGCGGAGCATGTGGCGGGCACCGAGGATGATTTTTTGGGCATGATGAACGCAAAAGCCAAGGAGCTTGGCATGGAAGACACCACCTTTAAGAACTGCAACGGATTGGATGAAGACGGTCACCTGACCTCGGCAAACGATGTTGCGCTGATGTCTGCGGAGCTGCTCAAGCACCCTAAAATCACGGAGTATACCCTCACGTGGATCGACCATGTGCGCGACGGCAAGACACAGCTGGTCAACACCAACAAACTGATCAAAACCTATAAGGGAATCACGGGCCTGAAAACGGGAACGACGGGGAAAGCGGGCAGCTGTATCAGTGCTTCCGCAACCAGAGGCTCAGTCAATCTGATCGCGGTCATTCTGGGCAGTTCCTCTACCGACGATCGGTTTTCCTCGGCGGCAAAGCTGTTGGATTACGGATTTGCGAATTGGTCGATGGCCACCCCGGAAAAGCCCGAGCTGCAGCAGGTTCCGGTCAGTAACGGCATGCGGTCTTCGGTGGAGCCTGAAACAACCGATAATCCCGCCCTGTTGGTACCAAAGGGCAAGGAATCCGAGGTAGCCAGCCAGATCGTGGTGGCAGATTCCCTGGAGGCCCCTGTGGAGGCCGGGCAGATTATTGGGAAAATTACGTATAAGCTGGGGGATGAAACCCTTCTGGAAACCGACATCCACGCCAAAACGGCGGTGGAAAAAATCACGTTCTTCTCCGTATTCCGCCTGCTTTGCATGGGGATGATCTCCTTCTGA
- a CDS encoding glucose-6-phosphate isomerase: MSVKLDAQHLSGFMNSGELEAIEPQVKLAHELLHSRSGPGSDYLGWLDLPGEYDKEEFSRIQSAAAKIRSNTDVFVVIGIGGSYLGARAAIEFLKSPYYNSMKKDTPDIYFAGNSISSSALAELLSICEGKDVSINMISKSGTTTEPAIAFRVFRELLEKKYGKQAACERIYCTTDRARGTLKKLADQEGYETFVVPDDVGGRYSVLTAVGLLPIAVSGADLTQLMQGALQARDEYSNPDLQQNPCYQYAAIRNLLYRKGKTVELLASYEPCFTMMCEWWKQLYGESEGKDQKGLFPASVIFSTDLHSMGQYVQDGRRLLIETVVLFEQAKQEITLGNDPENVDGLNFLQGKSMAYINEKAFEGTVLAHVDGGVPNIVLRVADFSEKSLGELIYFFEKACAISGYLLGVNPFDQPGVESYKKNMFALLGKPGYEAEKAALQARLKH; this comes from the coding sequence ATGTCTGTGAAGCTTGACGCACAGCATCTGTCCGGTTTTATGAATTCAGGCGAACTGGAAGCAATCGAACCTCAGGTAAAGCTTGCACACGAGCTGCTTCATTCTAGAAGCGGCCCTGGCAGCGATTATCTTGGCTGGTTGGATTTGCCCGGCGAGTACGATAAGGAAGAATTTTCACGCATTCAGTCAGCGGCGGCGAAAATCCGTTCGAATACCGATGTTTTTGTTGTCATTGGAATCGGCGGTTCTTACCTTGGTGCGCGCGCTGCGATTGAATTTTTAAAATCCCCATACTATAATTCGATGAAAAAAGACACGCCGGATATTTATTTTGCCGGCAACAGCATCAGCTCCAGTGCACTGGCTGAGCTTCTTTCCATCTGTGAAGGGAAAGATGTATCCATTAACATGATCTCGAAATCCGGTACGACAACCGAACCGGCCATCGCGTTTCGTGTATTCCGGGAGTTGTTGGAGAAGAAGTATGGCAAGCAGGCTGCCTGCGAAAGAATCTATTGCACCACAGACCGTGCGCGAGGAACCCTGAAAAAGCTGGCAGATCAGGAAGGGTACGAAACCTTTGTGGTACCCGACGATGTTGGCGGGCGGTATTCTGTGCTTACCGCTGTGGGACTTCTCCCGATTGCGGTTAGCGGAGCCGATCTTACTCAGCTGATGCAGGGTGCTTTACAGGCAAGAGACGAGTATTCGAATCCTGATTTACAACAAAATCCATGTTATCAATACGCAGCCATTCGCAATCTGCTGTACCGAAAGGGAAAAACGGTCGAACTCTTAGCCAGCTATGAGCCTTGCTTTACCATGATGTGCGAGTGGTGGAAGCAGCTTTATGGCGAAAGTGAAGGAAAGGATCAAAAAGGTCTGTTCCCGGCTTCCGTTATTTTTTCGACCGATCTGCATTCCATGGGCCAGTATGTACAGGACGGCCGCCGGCTTCTAATTGAAACGGTAGTTCTGTTCGAGCAGGCCAAACAGGAGATTACGCTTGGCAACGACCCGGAGAATGTGGATGGGCTGAATTTCCTTCAGGGGAAATCTATGGCCTATATCAACGAAAAGGCCTTTGAAGGAACCGTTCTGGCGCACGTGGACGGCGGTGTTCCCAACATTGTGCTGCGGGTAGCAGATTTTTCTGAAAAATCGCTCGGCGAGCTGATCTATTTCTTCGAAAAAGCCTGTGCGATTTCCGGCTATCTGCTGGGGGTCAATCCGTTTGACCAGCCTGGCGTAGAAAGCTACAAGAAAAACATGTTTGCTTTATTGGGCAAGCCCGGGTATGAGGCCGAGAAGGCTGCTTTGCAGGCCCGTCTGAAACATTGA
- a CDS encoding F420-0--gamma-glutamyl ligase, with the protein MSFRNLPEAKREENGITYFLRDPVTVNGQEHQRYAVQTHFVERGESYVELVRKYVLPLYQPGDILSMSEKIISMCQNNVVEKKDVKIGFWARFLSKFASSNNHGIAMDEPYKLQLAINLAGLPRILLAAFCSAVTKLFGMHGVFYKIAGHGIDGIDGFYMGSSFELYHDLALLNPKEPVKVCNDIQQELGIDCLLVDANDLSVVIFGKSDTLAPVQDEDLIAMIKDNPAGQSDELTPLILIKKADLS; encoded by the coding sequence ATGTCGTTTAGAAATCTGCCGGAAGCCAAGCGAGAGGAAAACGGGATTACCTATTTTTTGCGTGACCCCGTAACGGTGAACGGTCAGGAGCACCAGCGGTATGCGGTTCAGACGCATTTTGTGGAGCGCGGCGAATCGTATGTGGAGCTGGTAAGAAAGTACGTTTTGCCCTTATATCAGCCCGGAGATATTCTGTCCATGAGTGAGAAGATCATTTCCATGTGCCAGAACAATGTGGTAGAGAAGAAGGATGTAAAAATCGGCTTTTGGGCGCGTTTTTTATCTAAGTTTGCTTCTTCGAATAATCACGGAATTGCCATGGACGAGCCGTATAAGCTTCAGCTGGCGATTAATCTGGCGGGCCTGCCTAGAATCCTTTTGGCTGCATTCTGTTCCGCAGTCACAAAGCTGTTTGGAATGCACGGTGTGTTTTATAAGATTGCCGGACATGGAATTGATGGAATTGATGGATTCTATATGGGTTCTTCCTTCGAGCTGTACCATGATCTGGCGTTGCTGAACCCAAAGGAACCGGTAAAGGTCTGTAACGACATCCAGCAGGAGCTTGGGATAGACTGTCTCTTGGTAGATGCCAACGACCTGAGCGTTGTCATCTTCGGTAAATCCGATACTCTGGCTCCGGTGCAGGATGAGGATTTGATCGCGATGATCAAAGACAACCCTGCAGGACAATCGGATGAGCTGACTCCGCTGATTTTGATAAAAAAAGCAGATTTATCCTGA
- a CDS encoding YceD family protein produces the protein MIIELKKIMLSDGEILPFSYEMSFSSTTVNGFHPFVSPVAVTGTVRSHAGSAKLDARVSFDFEIPCDRCTTEFRTHYDLSFSHIVVSSLTDEGSDLYIVAENHRLDLDTLLREDVLLELPTRFLCSPDCKGLCSQCGQNLNQGMCQCVSRQTDPRLAVLKQLID, from the coding sequence ATGATTATTGAACTGAAAAAGATCATGCTAAGTGACGGTGAAATTCTCCCGTTTTCTTATGAAATGTCTTTCTCCTCTACCACTGTAAACGGTTTTCATCCGTTTGTTTCTCCCGTTGCGGTAACAGGAACGGTTCGAAGTCATGCGGGCTCCGCAAAGTTGGATGCCCGGGTTTCCTTTGATTTTGAAATTCCCTGCGATCGCTGCACAACGGAATTCCGTACTCACTATGATCTTTCTTTTTCACATATTGTGGTGTCCTCTTTAACAGATGAGGGCAGCGACCTGTATATCGTCGCAGAGAATCATCGTTTGGATTTGGATACGCTGCTGCGGGAGGATGTTTTGTTGGAACTGCCCACCAGATTCTTGTGTTCACCAGATTGCAAGGGCCTTTGCTCGCAATGTGGACAAAACCTGAATCAGGGGATGTGCCAATGTGTTTCCCGGCAGACAGATCCTCGTTTGGCGGTTCTGAAACAGCTGATAGATTAA
- the rpmF gene encoding 50S ribosomal protein L32 produces the protein MAVPKRKLSSARQNKRRSNVWKLSAPALARCPKCGEYKLAHRVCGSCGYYNGRDVLKKEA, from the coding sequence ATGGCGGTACCAAAGAGAAAATTATCCAGCGCAAGACAGAATAAGAGACGTTCCAATGTTTGGAAGCTGAGCGCCCCCGCTCTGGCAAGATGTCCGAAGTGCGGTGAGTATAAACTGGCTCACAGAGTTTGCGGCAGCTGCGGTTACTATAACGGCAGAGATGTTTTGAAAAAAGAAGCTTGA
- the der gene encoding ribosome biogenesis GTPase Der: MIKPIVAVVGRPNVGKSTLFNKLIGQRLSIVEDTPGVTRDRIFGDCEWGSHKFSLVDTGGIEPESKDIILSQMRAQAQLAIDSADVIVMVTDLRSGVVATDMEVAAMLQKSGRPVILCVNKCDQIGDPPPDFYEFYNLGLGEPVAVSSVHGHGTGDLLDRIVDFFPEETGEEDEEEVIRVAVIGKPNVGKSSLINYVSGENRSIVSDIAGTTRDAIDTKIENEFGIFILIDTAGIRRQNKIEDSVERYSILRAEMAIERSDVCVIMIDATVGFTEQDSKVAGRAHEAGKGCVIAVNKWDAIEKDGYTMNEYRKQLEKDFSFMSYAPILFISAQTGQRVDRLFETIKHVASMNSMRISTGILNDILAQATARVQPPTDKGKRLKIYYITQASVKPPTFICFVNSEDLFHFSYQRYLENRIRETFGLEGTPIRMVVRERGDK; the protein is encoded by the coding sequence TTGATCAAACCGATTGTGGCGGTTGTCGGCCGGCCAAACGTGGGGAAATCCACCCTGTTCAATAAGCTGATCGGCCAACGCCTTTCTATAGTAGAAGACACCCCCGGTGTTACCAGAGACCGAATCTTTGGTGACTGTGAATGGGGAAGTCATAAATTCAGTCTGGTAGATACCGGTGGAATCGAGCCGGAATCCAAGGATATCATTCTGTCTCAAATGCGGGCGCAGGCTCAGCTTGCGATTGATTCCGCAGACGTCATTGTGATGGTAACAGATCTTCGTTCCGGCGTGGTAGCGACGGATATGGAGGTTGCGGCGATGCTGCAGAAAAGCGGCCGCCCGGTGATTCTGTGCGTGAATAAGTGCGACCAGATCGGTGACCCACCGCCTGACTTTTATGAATTTTATAATCTGGGTCTTGGGGAGCCGGTTGCGGTTTCTTCTGTACACGGTCATGGCACAGGCGATTTGCTGGACCGTATTGTCGACTTCTTCCCGGAGGAAACCGGGGAGGAGGATGAAGAAGAGGTCATTCGGGTTGCTGTGATCGGGAAACCGAACGTAGGAAAATCCTCTTTGATCAACTATGTTTCCGGCGAAAACCGCAGCATTGTATCTGATATAGCCGGAACGACCCGTGATGCGATCGATACCAAAATTGAAAATGAATTCGGCATCTTTATTCTAATCGATACCGCTGGAATCCGCCGCCAGAACAAAATTGAGGATTCTGTTGAGCGATACAGCATTCTTCGTGCCGAAATGGCCATTGAGCGCTCCGATGTCTGCGTGATCATGATTGATGCCACTGTTGGCTTTACTGAGCAGGACTCTAAGGTGGCAGGCCGTGCGCATGAGGCGGGCAAGGGCTGCGTGATTGCGGTTAATAAATGGGACGCGATAGAAAAAGACGGTTATACCATGAATGAATACCGCAAGCAGTTGGAAAAAGATTTTTCCTTCATGTCCTATGCGCCCATTCTCTTTATTTCCGCCCAGACGGGGCAGAGGGTAGACCGTCTCTTTGAAACCATCAAGCATGTGGCCAGCATGAATTCTATGCGCATCAGCACCGGCATATTGAATGATATTCTGGCACAGGCTACGGCGCGCGTTCAGCCGCCTACGGATAAGGGCAAGCGCCTGAAGATTTATTACATTACTCAGGCTTCTGTGAAGCCGCCGACCTTTATTTGTTTTGTCAATTCCGAGGATTTGTTTCATTTTTCCTATCAGCGTTACCTGGAAAATCGAATTCGCGAAACCTTTGGACTAGAGGGCACTCCGATCCGGATGGTTGTTCGGGAGCGCGGGGACAAATAA